From the genome of Sylvia atricapilla isolate bSylAtr1 chromosome 19, bSylAtr1.pri, whole genome shotgun sequence:
CAGGTGAAGTGCAAGCTGACGGGACACGAGCTGCCCTGTCGCCTGTCGGAGCTGCAGGCTTACACCAGCGGCAAGAAGTACCAGCGGCTCATAAAGGCAGCCAGGGAGTTCGACTATGGCACGTTTGAGCCCCACATAGTGCCCAGCACAAAGAATTTGTAGGTATTCTCCCTCCTGTGCGTTGTGCTTTACGCTTTGTTCGATCATTGTTCTTCGGTCTTTATGGATTTGGGGAGACTGGGAAAGGTTTATGAAGTGTTTATCAACTTCGAGCAACTTGCAATTCTTGTAAGTGAGAAGTTCTGAAGTCATAGCACACTTTAACTCTTTCTGTCAGACACCAGCTGTTCTGCAAGCTCACCCTCAGACACATCAACAAGCTCCCAGAGCACGTCCTGCGGCACGTCCAGGGGAAGCGCTACCAGAAGGCTCTGAAAACGTGTAAGTAGCTTTTCTGAAGCTGTACCCGGCAGCATTTCTTTCCTGAGCTGTTGAGATTCCAgtgtctctctctctgaagTGGGTGGGccagttttgtttaaattgaCAGTAGTGTGTTACTATGTGTCCTCAGCTAGGAAGGAAGGTCTCAGATACAGGGAGCAATCTTCTAGCAAATACCTTGGAACATCCTTCCTTAAGAGGGTCAGCTGTAAAACTCCCCCAGGGAGTGTGATTCATGTGTCCAGCACAGTCTGTTAACATCTTCCCTGGTCCATAGTATTGCTGTAGATCATGTGGATGTCTGTTTGGAGCATGCTGTACTTTTGAGTTGCATTTCCTACAAGCTTGAGCTGGGAATGGGAGGGCTCAGGGGCTGGGCAGCTGATCAGTGCTGCCTGACCCTCACTCTCAGATGAGGAATGCCAGAGGGAAGGAGTGGAGTACATTCCTGCCTGCCTGAGAGGGAAGAAGCAGCGGGCACAGCACCCTGATGAGCAAACCAACGGGAGCAGGCAGCCTCACAGGAAGGAGGAGTTCTGGGAGCCAAAATCCAGcgaggaggatggagaggagacAGATGACAGCATGAGTGACCTGTACCCACGTGAGTGAGAACCCTGGTGTCATCCATGTCCTCAAGGGAGTTGGTTGGTTAATTGTCTGTTGGGTTCTTTACACTGCTGCCTGATGCTGGTGTGCCTGACTTCATCCAGCTGGGAGTCCTTGGGTTTTGGAAAAGCTTACCACCaccaaataagaaaaaaattattgctaAGTAATAAGTTGGATCATGGAAGGTGTGAGGGAAGGGAAACAAGATCCACTTTTGGGATTTGTTGTTTCAGGGATCTCCACTTCCGTTATTTCTCAGCAAGTCCTTGACAGAAGGTGGTAAGACCATTCTGCTCACTTAGATCTGGAGGTGCAAATCCAtcttgctgcaggagcaggggtgTAACAAATGGCACCACTGTACTGGGAATGTACTGACATTCCCAGACAGAACACCAAGGCACATTTCCAATAAAACACCAGCATGTTTAGTTCCCAAGTATTTCAGTAGTAACATGCCTATGCCTGGTAActggaaatggctttaaagCCAAGtcaggggaggcagagggaacTGATTTTGAGCCCAATCTTTTTTAGCTGCGctcttcccagaaaaaaacccatcagctgcacagagcaccaAGGGCAGCGATGACTTTGTGACAGACAGCGAGGACGACGGGGCCAAGCAGAACGGAGAGCACGGGGCaaggagggacagcagcagagcagctggcaagAGAGGAAAGGTGGGAGTCatcccactgcctgcagcagcacagggtgtgGAGATGGGATCCCATCCTGTAGGTGTTCCAGCTATTCCTGTCTGGGAACAGGCAGAAGGTGCAAAGCTGTTCAGAATAGAtttttccctgtgtgccagACAGTGACTTGCATCCCGGGGTGTGAATTCCTGCCAGGCAATATTTATCCTGGCTGGGGTAGTGAGGGAGGTTCCTGCCTGTACAAACAGCTCATCTTGGGTGGGATCCTGCCCCACACACCATTTTAGAAGGAAAGCTGATGTGTGTCCTGGGGGTTCTGTAATTGTTCTCCAAACATAcgaaaaaattaaactgttttgcAGTCCCTGTAGACCATTTTTCTCCCACTTTTGAGGCACTGCCTTACTTTATTAATGCGTCCAACTAGAAAGGTAGGGCTGGATAAAGTTTGGATTCATTGCTGCAGAGAGCCTGTCAGTTTGTACCTAATGAAACCATCAGAAagggctgctgagctgcaggatcCTGGCTCTGTGAGCAGACCTGAGCTCATTCTGGCTGTTGAAGGAGATCACACTCAGTTTCTGTTTAAGGAGTCTAAGGCAAGGCTTGATGTGGATGTTGGAAATAAGCtgattaactttatttttctctacagAAACAGACAGGCcctttaaagaagaaattcaagAGCCACCATCGAAAATCCAGAAACTTCAAGAAAGCAACCAATGGGAAATAAATTCTATGATAAATACCTGGCCTGAAGACTGTTGTGTAACAATTCCAGTGGGAGCACAGGACGAAGTGTCTGCCCATTCCAGTTAACTATTACAGGCGTAGAGGGGAATAATGGGGTGGAATTAAGTTGCATTCCAAGAGCTTCAAGCCAGCCCCACACCAAGGGAAGGGTGCCTGCTGCATCCTTCAGCTCAGGTTTTTACAGAAAGGTGGTTTTGGTTAGGCAGGAATGCACAGCAGCTCAGTGGTGGAGCATCACCAGCCACACACGCCAAGTGGATACAAAGATgccattgttttattttgattgttttcaaaaatcaaaacattttcaaacacaaCTAAGGTACAAAATACAGcataaaatgagaatttatacttatttctttttttttttccacatagaaagcaaaaatatattcagaatgAATTCCAGAACACTTTGCAGAGCCAATTGGTAGCTGACATCCTGCTTGTGAGAGCTTCTCAGCCATGGGGAGAGGTCACTGTATTTCTGGGAGATGCACAAGTACAGCAGTGTATGTAGGAAACCACAATCTTCTGCATCAGGACTCACAGTTAATAAGTCTGCACGTTGTGCTGCCTAGAAGTGTCTGATAATGCCCTCCACCTAACTGTGCCCCTGGAATACTGAagcattcctgctgcagggggaCAGTGACAGTTCCTTTTCTAGGGTCTTTTGTTGGAAAGGGGACTTGATTTTCACACAGGAAACTGGTCAGTATTTCAGACTAGTCTGTCATCCAGCTCCTTAGTTAGACAAGACACAAGGAAGTTGAGAAAGACAAGGGGCTACTTGCAGGAGTAGTTTCTGTAATTTATAAATACTATGAACATCAACAGCAGTTCAGGTATCTGTGTGTGGCTGCCTTGATCAGTCTAGAACCGTTGTAATTCCTGCAGTGAAAACCTGCTGTGCAGCAGATCTGGGACTGAAAGGACCAGGTTTTGTTTAGCTAGGAAGAGTCAGGCACGTGGAACACTTGAGGTGAAGACTTCTCAAGCAAAACTTCCTTGAAAAGAAAGCCACCCGTGCCCTGACCTTAATGCTGAATTCCCCTCTCAGTCTGGACATGGGGGTTGGAATAGATGATttccagagatcccttcca
Proteins encoded in this window:
- the SURF2 gene encoding surfeit locus protein 2 isoform X1: MDVPEAERLFLREHPLLSPAGPGKVKCKLTGHELPCRLSELQAYTSGKKYQRLIKAAREFDYGTFEPHIVPSTKNLHQLFCKLTLRHINKLPEHVLRHVQGKRYQKALKTYEECQREGVEYIPACLRGKKQRAQHPDEQTNGSRQPHRKEEFWEPKSSEEDGEETDDSMSDLYPPALFPEKNPSAAQSTKGSDDFVTDSEDDGAKQNGEHGARRDSSRAAGKRGKVGVIPLPAAAQGVEMGSHPKQTGPLKKKFKSHHRKSRNFKKATNGK
- the SURF2 gene encoding surfeit locus protein 2 isoform X2: MAAPMDVPEAERLFLREHPLLSPAGPGKVKCKLTGHELPCRLSELQAYTSGKKYQRLIKAAREFDYGTFEPHIVPSTKNLHQLFCKLTLRHINKLPEHVLRHVQGKRYQKALKTYEECQREGVEYIPACLRGKKQRAQHPDEQTNGSRQPHRKEEFWEPKSSEEDGEETDDSMSDLYPPALFPEKNPSAAQSTKGSDDFVTDSEDDGAKQNGEHGARRDSSRAAGKRGKKQTGPLKKKFKSHHRKSRNFKKATNGK